A genome region from Pirellulales bacterium includes the following:
- a CDS encoding helix-turn-helix transcriptional regulator — protein sequence MSTIDLLLEQSGLSMKDLADKAGLSLERVAAIVDGRWTPSPVERERIAAALDCTIDSISWGHTMNPRNVRYHRFGLKENF from the coding sequence ATGAGTACGATCGACTTACTCCTCGAGCAATCCGGCCTGTCGATGAAAGACCTTGCCGACAAAGCCGGACTTTCGCTGGAACGCGTCGCAGCCATTGTCGACGGCCGCTGGACTCCTAGCCCCGTCGAGCGCGAACGCATTGCCGCTGCGCTCGATTGTACGATCGACTCCATTAGTTGGGGGCACACGATGAATCCCCGCAACGTCCGCTATCATCGCTTTGGCCTCAAAGAGAATTTCTAG